In the genome of Pogoniulus pusillus isolate bPogPus1 unplaced genomic scaffold, bPogPus1.pri scaffold_64_arrow_ctg1, whole genome shotgun sequence, the window gcagctctggagggtggggctccagctctggcagtggagGCTCCATTTCTGGAGGGGGCAAAAGGTatggaggaggaagctctggaggaggaggcagctctggcagttggggctccagctctggcagctgtggTAGAAGAGgctccatgtctggaggtggaGGAAGCTCCATGtctggagggggaggaggctccATGTCTGGTGGCCAAAGCTCTGGAGGTTGgggctccagctctggcagtggcAGATGCAGTCCCCACAGTGGGGGGATGAGCTCtggtggaggcagcagctgtggcaggagaggctccatgtctggaggtggaggaggctcCATGTCTGGTGGCCAAAGCTCTGGAGGTGGGCAAAGCTCTGGAGGCTGgggctccagctctggcagctgcagtAGAAGAGgctccatgtctggaggtggaGGAAGCTCAGGTGGAGGAGgctccatgtctggaggtggaggaggctcCATGTCTGGTGGGCAAAGCTCTGGAGGTTGgggctccagctctggcagctgcgGTAGAAGAGgctccatgtctggaggtggaggctccatgtctggaggtgggCAAAGCTCTGGCAGCTGGGGCTCCAGTTCTGGTAGCTGTGGTAGAAGAGgctccatgtctggaggtggaGGAAGCTCAGGAGGGGGAGGCTCCATGTCTGGTGGCCAAAGCTCTGGAGGTGGGCAAAGCTCTGGCAGTTGGGACTCCAGTTCTGGCAGCTGTGGTAGAAGAGGCTCCAtgtctggaggaggaggaggctccatgtctgggggaggaggctccatgtctggaggtggaGGAAGCTCCATGtctggagggggaggaggctccATGTCTGGTGGCCAAAGCTCTGGAGGTGGGCAAAGCTCTGGAGGTTGgggctccagctctggcagtggcAGATGCAGTCCCCACAGTGGGGGGATGAGCTCtggtggaggcagcagctgtggcaggagaggctccatgtctggaggtggaggaggctcTATGTCTGGAGGTGGGCAAAGCTCTGGCAGTTGGGGCTCCAGTTCTGGCAGCTGTGGTAGAAGAGgctccatgtctggaggtggaGGAAGCTCAGGAGGGGGAGgctccatgtctggaggtggaggaggctcCATGTCTGGTGGCCAAAGCTCTGGAGGTGGGCAAAGCTCTGGAGGCTGgggctccagctctggcagctgcagtAGAAGAGgctccatgtctggaggtggaGGAAGCTCAGGTGGAGGAGgctccatgtctggaggtggaggaggctccatgtctggaggtgggCAAAGCTCTGGCAGTTGGGGCTCCAGTTCTGGCAGCTGTGGTAGAAGAGgctccatgtctggaggtggaGGAAGCTCAGGAGGGGGAGgctccatgtctggaggtggaggaggctcCATGTCTGGTGGCCAAAGCTCTGGAGGTGGGCAAAGCTCTGGAGGCTGgggctccagctctggcagctgcagtAGAAGAGgctccatgtctggaggtggaGGAAGCTCAGGTGGAGGAGgctccatgtctggaggtggaggaggctccatgtctggaggtgggCAAAGCTCTGGAGGTTGgggctccagctctggcagtggcAGTAGAAGAGgctccatgtctggaggtggaGGAAGCTCAGGTGGAGGAGgctccatgtctggaggtggaggaggaggctccatgtCTGGTGGGCAAAGCTCTGGAGGTTGgggctccagctctggcagcgGCAGTAGAAGAGgctccatgtctggaggtggaGGAAGCTCAGGAGGGGGAGgctccatgtctggaggtggaggaggctcCATGTCTGGTGGCCAAAGCTCTGGAGGTGGGCAAAGCTCTGGAGGCTGgggctccagctctggcagctgcagtAGAAGAGgctccatgtctggaggtggaGGAAGCTCAGGTGGAGGAGgctccatgtctggaggtggaggaggctccatgtctggaggtgggCAAAGCTCTGGAGGTTGgggctccagctctggcagtggcAGTAGAAGAGgctccatgtctggaggtggaGGAAGCTCAGGTGGAGGAGgctccatgtctggaggtggaggaggaggctccatgtCTGGTGGGCAAAGCTCTGGAGGTGGGCAAAGCTCTGGCAGTTGGGGCTCCAGTTCTGGCAGCTGTGGTAGAAGAGgctccatgtctggaggtggaggaagctccatgtctggaggtggaggaggctcCATGTCTGGTGGCCAAAGCTCTGGAGGTGGGCAAAGCTCTGGAGGTTGgggctccagctctgg includes:
- the LOC135174456 gene encoding uncharacterized protein LOC135174456, with the protein product MEPPPPPDMEPLLPQLLPPPELIPPLWGLHLPLPELEPQPPELCPPPELWPPDMEPPPPPDMELPPPPDMEPLLPQLPELEPQLPELCPPPELCPPDMEPPPPPPDMEPPPPELPPPPDMEPLLLPLPELEPQPPELCPPPDMEPPPPPDMEPPPPELPPPPDMEPLLLQLPELEPQPPELCPPPELWPPDMEPPPPPDMEPPPPELPPPPDMEPLLLPLPELEPQPPELCPPDMEPPPPPPDMEPPPPELPPPPDMEPLLLPLPELEPQPPELCPPPDMEPPPPPDMEPPPPELPPPPDMEPLLLQLPELEPQPPELCPPPELWPPDMEPPPPPDMEPPPPELPPPPDMEPLLPQLPELEPQLPELCPPPDMEPPPPPDMEPPPPELPPPPDMEPLLLQLPELEPQPPELCPPPELWPPDMEPPPPPDMEPPPPELPPPPDMEPLLPQLPELEPQLPELCPPPDIEPPPPPDMEPLLPQLLPPPELIPPLWGLHLPLPELEPQPPELCPPPELWPPDMEPPPPPDMELPPPPDMEPPPPDMEPPPPPDMEPLLPQLPELESQLPELCPPPELWPPDMEPPPPELPPPPDMEPLLPQLPELEPQLPELCPPPDMEPPPPDMEPLLPQLPELEPQPPELCPPDMEPPPPPDMEPPPPELPPPPDMEPLLLQLPELEPQPPELCPPPELWPPDMEPPPPPDMEPLLPQLLPPPELIPPLWGLHLPLPELEPQPPELWPPDMEPPPPPDMELPPPPDME